A region from the Diorhabda sublineata isolate icDioSubl1.1 chromosome X, icDioSubl1.1, whole genome shotgun sequence genome encodes:
- the LOC130451285 gene encoding nischarin isoform X1 — protein MACFWSNQKETKIMIVSTKENNNVTFYSIVVSVGDFNWTVEHRYSEFYELHNQLVLDHGLPKDILPSKKVIRNKCPIFIETRRKGLEEYLQKTLVFLKRTMPKVFIDFLNFNFYDIFFLLQDLAPRLFKQSDVFLQKTSMFCMTTLELHALCEFLKKPLLDQTENSLDISPVLDTYSQLQYVTIRGASIPYLQSNIILNKLSFDFSAFKVLHTLILEHVSFENITSLGNLRDTVHKLQVNNTNVTSISQILQCDVIHKDNIEGSQKWKVLETLNLNNNNITEIDSTIRLAPKLSYLSLNDNKISTINNLSHLPNLSVLSLSNNLITVCTDLNMKVGNIRLLNLSQNNISTCKGFSKLYSLETLDLSSNKITNIEDIKFLGDLPCLENLLLTGNNVATTIDYRIRVLEYFGDKAKQICLDNEKPIQAELDKVSVLRALRIVKEGKTPDLKSTFTQ, from the exons ATGGCTTGTTTTTGGTCCAAtcaaaaggaaacaaaaataatgatagtatctaccaaagaaaataataatgtaactTTTTACAGCATAGTAGTTTCTGTTGGGGATTTTAATTGGACCGTGGAACATCGCTACAGCGAATTTTATGAACTACATAACCAACTTGTATTAGATCATGGACTGCCAAAAGATATCTTACCgtcaaaaaaagttattcggAATAAATGcccaatttttattgaaactcgAAGAAAAGGTCTAGAAGAGTACTTACAGAAAACTTTGGTTTTTTTAAAACGAACCATGCCCAAAGTATTCATAGATTTtctgaatttcaatttttatgatatattttttttattgcaagATCTGGCACCAAGATTATTCAAACAATCAGAtgtttttctacaaaaaacatcCATGTTTTGTATGACAACTTTAGAA cttCATGCTTTGTgtgagtttttgaaaaaaccattgTTGGACCAAACTGAAAATAGTTTAGATATTAGTCCAGTGCTAGATACATATTCTCAACTTCAGTATGTTACTATTCGTGGAGCATCAATACCATATTTGCAGAgtaacattattttaaataaattatcatttgatTTTTCTGCATTCAAA GTTTTACACACATTAATTTTAGAACatgtttcttttgaaaatatcacttCACTTGGAAATTTAAGAGATACTGTTCACAAGCTACAAGTTAATAACACAAACGTAACTtccatttctcaaattttacaATGTGACGTAATTCATAAGGATAATATTGAAGGAAGTCAG aaatggAAAGTACTGGAAACactcaatttaaataataataatataacagaGATCGACAGCACCATTAGATTGGCCCCAAAGCTGTCATATTTGAGCTTAAATGACAACaaaatttctacaataaataatttgtctCATTTACCAAATTTATCAGTCTTAAGTTTATCTAACAATCTAATAACTGTATGCACAGATCTTAATATGAAGGTAGGTAATATTCGATTATTAAATCTGTCACAGAACAATATTTCCACGTGTAAAGGATTCAGTAAACTGTATTCTTTAGAAACACTCGATTTAAGCAGTAATAAAATTACGAACATAGAAGATATTAAGTTTCTTGGAGATTTACCATGCttagaaaatttattgctaACGGGCAATAATGTAGCCACTACAATTGACTACAGAATAAGAGTTTTAGAATACTTTGGTGACAAAGCAAAACAGATTTGTTTGGATAATGAAAAACCAATACAAGCTGAGCTTGATAAGGTTTCTGTTCTGAGAGCTTTAAGAATTGTCAAAGAGGGAAAAACACCTGATTTAAAATCCACTTTTACACAATAG
- the LOC130451285 gene encoding nischarin isoform X2 has protein sequence MACFWSNQKETKIMIVSTKENNNVTFYSIVVSVGDFNWTVEHRYSEFYELHNQLVLDHGLPKDILPSKKVIRNKCPIFIETRRKGLEEYLQKTLVFLKRTMPKVFIDFLNFNFYDIFFLLQDLAPRLFKQSDVFLQKTSMFCMTTLELHALCEFLKKPLLDQTENSLDISPVLDTYSQLQYVTIRGASIPYLQSNIILNKLSFDFSAFKVLHTLILEHVSFENITSLGNLRDTVHKLQVNNTNVTSISQILQCDVIHKDNIEGSQKWKVLETLNLNNNNITEIDSTIRLAPKLSYLSLNDNKISTINNLSHLPNLSVLSLSNNLITVCTDLNMKELAKTPIQIQAHSTHNDITNLQTILTKAMNQHHCVSTIFMDVQKAYDQVWHTELVRKLLAIVI, from the exons ATGGCTTGTTTTTGGTCCAAtcaaaaggaaacaaaaataatgatagtatctaccaaagaaaataataatgtaactTTTTACAGCATAGTAGTTTCTGTTGGGGATTTTAATTGGACCGTGGAACATCGCTACAGCGAATTTTATGAACTACATAACCAACTTGTATTAGATCATGGACTGCCAAAAGATATCTTACCgtcaaaaaaagttattcggAATAAATGcccaatttttattgaaactcgAAGAAAAGGTCTAGAAGAGTACTTACAGAAAACTTTGGTTTTTTTAAAACGAACCATGCCCAAAGTATTCATAGATTTtctgaatttcaatttttatgatatattttttttattgcaagATCTGGCACCAAGATTATTCAAACAATCAGAtgtttttctacaaaaaacatcCATGTTTTGTATGACAACTTTAGAA cttCATGCTTTGTgtgagtttttgaaaaaaccattgTTGGACCAAACTGAAAATAGTTTAGATATTAGTCCAGTGCTAGATACATATTCTCAACTTCAGTATGTTACTATTCGTGGAGCATCAATACCATATTTGCAGAgtaacattattttaaataaattatcatttgatTTTTCTGCATTCAAA GTTTTACACACATTAATTTTAGAACatgtttcttttgaaaatatcacttCACTTGGAAATTTAAGAGATACTGTTCACAAGCTACAAGTTAATAACACAAACGTAACTtccatttctcaaattttacaATGTGACGTAATTCATAAGGATAATATTGAAGGAAGTCAG aaatggAAAGTACTGGAAACactcaatttaaataataataatataacagaGATCGACAGCACCATTAGATTGGCCCCAAAGCTGTCATATTTGAGCTTAAATGACAACaaaatttctacaataaataatttgtctCATTTACCAAATTTATCAGTCTTAAGTTTATCTAACAATCTAATAACTGTATGCACAGATCTTAATATGAAG GAACTAGCTAAAACTCCAATACAGATTCAGGCACACTCCACGCACAACGACATCACCAATCTTCAAACTATTTTGACCAAAGCAATGAACCAACATCATTGCGTCTCCACCATTTTCATGGATGTCCAGAAGGCTTACGATCAGGTCTGGCATACCGAACTTGTTAGGAAACTTCTGGCTATAGTAATATGA